The following nucleotide sequence is from Triticum dicoccoides isolate Atlit2015 ecotype Zavitan chromosome 7B, WEW_v2.0, whole genome shotgun sequence.
TTTTGCAGGAGAAAGAATGGTTATGTCAACATTTCAAAAGATGATTCAAACCCTAAAACCAGAGCTACTTCTGAGGTGTTTCTTACCTACCGGTGTTGTGGTTTGCTTCTTTAGACTTGCTTCTGCGCTCAGCAATATCCTTTTTCTATTCACTTGTCGGATCAGTTCAGTCAGTATTCTGGGAAGAATACTTCTAAGTAATTAGAAGTGCCATGCAAACCCTTGACATGCAGCACACCCTTTTGTCCGATTGGATCTTAATCTGAGGGTGTAGGGAaaaagtgacagaaacttaaactaaATTAAAGCAAACAAGCAAAAACTAAATAATTAATCAAATAATGAACAAATCAAATTCATACACAGAATTTCTCACTTAACGTCAATAGGTGCGGCGTGCCGCCATGCGGGCATGGCTAGTATGAATTAGTGTTGGTGGGGTTTATGGCCATCAAAAGGGATCCCACACAATTTTCTGATTGGTTGCAAACCTTTTGATCTCTTCGTCTAGCTTTTTAAATTGGAGTACCAGTTGTTTGTAAAAAAAAACCTAGTCCAAAGGGTGTTCTCTTCAAGTTGCGACTTATTACATCAACATTGCTGGTCACATAATCAGATCACATCGGAGATAGAGAAGGAAAAAAAACTACCCGTCGGAGACTAGGTTTGTGATTCCTACTGGTTTCTGCTACCTTTGATCCCCATTTTGGCtttcagaggggggggggggcaagtagAGATCAATGCTCAGAGTTTAGATTGTTTTTCCATCTATGTTTGATTTTTGTTCTTTAGCCGCAAAGTCTAGGTAGTGGAGGCTGCGTTGTATAGAATAAAATCTCATGATTCTATCCCCATCCTGGTGTGGCTATCGTGGTCGATGCGACCTACAGCAGtgaatttgttgttttttggtcccgTGGATAGATGGTTCTTGTGGATTTTCGTGTGGTGATTCAATCTATCTAAGAGTTGTTAGTTGCAATAGTATTTGACAAGCATATGCTCTTGTTACCGGGTATGTTGATTCGTTCTTCGTGCTCCGAGTCCTCTTCCTCCACAGCATAGTGATGAAGCAACCGTTCAACAACCTATCTTGCAATGGATGTGTCGCAGGCCAATGTTCAACGATATTAGGTTCTCAGCTGTTGGGTTGGGTGGCTCATGTGGCTCTTTTAAACCTTTGAGGTTAGTCTAGCTTGTCCAAGTTTGGTCTTCTTCGGTTTCTTCACCCGATGGATGGAGAAAAGTCGAGATCACAAAAGGATCTAGACTTAGCAACCACAGAGGATTTTGATATAACTTTATCATATTTTATCTTGGCCTTCTGTTGTCCCCTTTTTGCCAAAGTTCGGACGGTCCACTTAAGATAAGAAGGATGACGTTTTCATTCCGTACATCATAGCGTTTGTAGTCCAATGGTTAGGATAATTGCCTTCCAAGCAATAGACCCGGGTTTGACTCCCGGCAGAcgcatttctttttcttttggctgGTTGTTCATACTTAACTTCTTTCCCATTGATTTTGTTTTCACAATAGTGGCATTTTTTTTCgtgaaacaaagaaaacaaaattcaCTGCAATCCGTGCAATCTCGGGCCCAAAAATATCTATCctcgaatttcaaaaaaaaaaatctatcCTCGCACCCAATTCCCAAAGTTGAGAAGAACTGCCAGAAAAGTGTGCCGGATCATGTACCTCATCTCGCCGGCACCCCGCATGTTGCTGCAGCCCGATCTCGCCCGCGGCATGGCTCCCCGCGCCTCAGCCGGGATGAGGCGCCCAGCCAGCCTAGCCTAGCTGCTCTCGAACACCGCCCCACGCGACGCGCGCTGCGCGATTCCTGGCCGCAGGAGCGGATGGCGCGCGTGGCCCCCGGACGATGCCGTGGGCCGCCGCCGATCAAATTCTTGACGCTGGAGGTGTCCACTCGATCGCCCTCTCTATCCACTCGCCGGTCCTTAATCCCCCGGTTATCTGGGCGTAAGCTCTGCTAAGCCGCCATTGCCGGTGCCAATGATTGAGCCGAAATCCGCGCGTGGTCAAGCACATGAGGATGGATCGATGCCCATGCGGCGGTGTCTCCATCCCTGGGCAATTGTACACGAGCTGAATTCGTGATGGATGCCACTCGTGGGGTCGCGTCCATTTGTATTGTCCAGTTGTCGCTGCGGGCGACGAGGCCTGCCGTGCAAGTTGGAGCAAGAGTTGAACTGCTGTGACGCCAACACACGACAGCCACcggttcttataatcttgaaacggGCTATTCATGTCGGGATGGCGATGTTTTGTTCATCGGATAGACGTTCAGCAAATTGCCCAATAATGAAATGGTCTATTGCATCAAAAACTACATTGAAAAGGTTACTTTTAGTTCACTGATTGTTTACCATGATGTTTCCTAAGACAGGCATTGGATAGCTTAGTTAGCTTTATTTTTCCTTTTCATCTTCATGTATATTAACACTTTGATTTATTGAAAATATACCGTAGAACAATCGTTCTACAGTCTCTGCCTCAAAAGAAAGAAGATCCTTCACTAAGCTTACCTGTTTACTGAAGCACTAACTTACTTCTTCTTCTCACATGTATAAACTCAACAGCTAAAGGCATCCAAATTTGGTCACCGGGGAACGATTTGAGTGCTCAACTTACTCGAGACACACTTGAGTGTCCATATTGGCGGCATATCTCATCTCAAATGGACTCATCCTAACGGGAAAGCAACATGCCAGGGGACAGTCATGTGGCAATGTTCCTTGGTCAAATTAATTCCATTTTAGGAGGTTTAACAACTGACAGCACACGGGAAAAATATAGTACTCCGCTACTATATATAGCAACAGCATTGTTGAGCTCCCGCAACATGCTACACCAAGCAAGCAAGCAACTACTGATGAACTCACTCACGCTGACACTAGTTAGCTATCGATACTGAAGCAAATACTAGTAGCATTCGAGCTAGCTGATCGATGCCATGGGTGGGAAGCTGCAGCAGCTGATGTCGAGGCTCCACCTggccaagggcggcggcggcgggaagggcggcggcgcggtgccGAGGGGCCACTTCGCGGTgtacgtcggcgaggcgagggcgCGGTTCGTGATCCCGACGGCGTACCTGAGGCACCCGTCGTTCGTTGCGCTGCTGGAGAGCGCCGAGGAGGAGTTCGGCTTCGACCACCACGGCGGCGGGATTATCATACCGTGCTCTGAGAGCGACTTCGTTGAGCTCGTCGGTAGCCtgagctcctcgtcgccgtcgtcgtcgtggCGGCACTAATCGCTGCTCGTTTCTTCACTGCGAGGAGATCTTGTTAATTCTTTTCTCAGTTCGTGACATTTGGCAGTATGTACATAGCAGCTTTCCTTACCGTCGTGGCAAGTTTGCATGAGCCACTGCTCCAAATTCAGGCATTCTGAAGTAGCTGGTGAATGCTTTTTAATCGTGACGGTCCATGTTTTCGATCCTATGGTCGATCTGACTCGGTGCGAATCTATAAAGGAACGCATGGATTTCAAATGACATTCGGGTTGAAAATTTTTATCGTGGGGAACAAATGAAAgtctgtcttaatattactttgcgAGAGAACTGAATTTCTGTATGGCAGTCTGAACCACAAAAATGGAAATCACTGTCCCAAACTGGGAGTTAAAATGTACGTAGGATTTTAATCAGCTTGTCAGCATTTGCAAAATAAATTAAATGTGTGTATCTtaactatgcagaggccgggtgtaatacttaaaccttttaagtaataaagtgTCCTTTTATCAAAAATTACAAAATAAATTCTTCATTTTATCGGCCCAGATGTGAGCCTGTAACTGTCGGCCCGACCAGGAACAACAGTGTCTACCCTGCCTGTGCAACCTGTAGATTCAACCCTGGGAGTCACCAAGGAAACCTCCTATATGTCGCATTTTGTGACAAAAAGTCGG
It contains:
- the LOC119338942 gene encoding auxin-induced protein 15A-like, whose protein sequence is MGGKLQQLMSRLHLAKGGGGGKGGGAVPRGHFAVYVGEARARFVIPTAYLRHPSFVALLESAEEEFGFDHHGGGIIIPCSESDFVELVGSLSSSSPSSSWRH